One window of Debaryomyces hansenii mitochondrion, complete genome genomic DNA carries:
- the ND3 gene encoding NADH dehydrogenase subunit 3: MFTIYTYLAPIVAMVLVVLNYLISNNNSYIEKDGPFECGFTSYQQTRSAFSVAFILVAILFLPFDLEMSSILPYVVSAYSNGTYGLSILVIFLLSLVIAFVYEINLGALNLERRYTPIVKPLMNKLYL; this comes from the coding sequence ATGTTTACTATTTATCTTTATTTAGCTCCTATTGTTGCAATAGTTTTAGTTGTTTTAAATTATTTAATTTCTAATAATAATTCATATATTGAAAAAGATGGTCCTTTTGAATGTGGTTTTACTTCATATCAACAAACTAGATCTGCATTTAGTGTTGCATTCATTTTAGTTGCTATTTTATTCTTACCTTTTGATTTAGAAATATCTTCTATTTTACCTTATGTTGTAAGTGCTTATTCTAATGGTCTTTATGGATTATCTATTTTAGTTATTTTCTTATTATCTTTAGTTATTGCTTTTGTTTATGAAATTAATTTAGGTGCTTTAAACTTAGAAAGACGTTATACTCCTATTGTTAAACCTTTAATAAATAAATTATATTTATAA
- the cob gene encoding apocytochrome b: MTIRKSNPYLSLVNSYLMDSPQPSSMNYWWNVGSLLGLCLVMQMASGMFLAMHYSSSMELAFNSVEHMMRDVNAGWLMRYIHANGASFFFMCLYLHMGKALYYGSYKSPRVLVWSMGVMMFMLTMATAFMGYCLVYGQMSHWGATVITNLLSAMPFMGGDLVPFIWGGFSVSNPTMQRFFALHYLLPFILAALVVMHFMALHVHGSSNPMGMSGNMDRLPMHGYFVFKDLMTVFVFILMFSLFVFYSPNTLGHSDNYMPANPMVTPPSIVPEWYLLPFYAMLRSMPDKLGGVMAMFAALLMLLMLPMTDRSVMRGNTFKMLSKLSFYLFLFNFFLLMNMGQLHVEVPFIELGQFATVYYFSYFLMLVPVMSSMENMLFYMGNK; the protein is encoded by the exons ATGACAATTAGAAAAAGTAATCCATATTTATCATTAGTAAATAGTTACTTAATAGATAGTCCACAACCTAGTTCAATAAATTATTGATGAAACGTAGGAAGTTTATTAGGATTATGTTTAGTAATACAAATAGCTAGTGGTATATTCTTAGCAATGCATTATAGTTCAAGTATAGAATTAGCATTCAATTCAGTAGAGCACATAATGAGAGATGTAAATGCAGGATGATTAATAAGATACATTCATGCAAATGGAGCATCATTCTTCTTTATATGTTTATACTTACACATAGGTAAAGCTTTATATTATGGAAGTTACAAATCACCTAGAGTATTAGTATGATCAATAGGAGTAATAATATTTATATTAACAATAGCAACAGCCTTCATGGGT TACTGTTTAGTTTATGGACAAATGAGTCACTGAGGT GCAACTGTTATTACAAACTTATTATCAGCTATACCATTTATAGGGGGAGATTTAGTACCGT TCATCTGAGGAGGATTCTCAGTAAGTAACCCTACTATACAAAGATTCTTTGCATTACACTACTTATTACCATTTATTTTAGCTGCATTAGTAGTAATGCACTTTATGGCATTACATGTACATGGTTCATCAAATCCTATAGGAATATCAGGAAACATGGATAGATTACCTATGCATGGTTACTTTGTATTTAAAGATTTAATAACTGTATTTGTATTTATTTTAATGTTTAGTTTATTTGTATTCTATTCACCTAATACATTAGGACATTCAGATAATTATATACCAGCAAATCCTATGGTTACACCTCCTTCAATTGTACCTGAATGATACTTATTACCATTCTATGCTATATTAAGATCAATACCTGATAAATTAGGTGGAGTTATAGCTATGTTTGCTGCATTATTAATATTATTAATATTACCAATAACAGATAGATCAGTAATAAGAGGTAATACTTTCAAAATATTATCAAAATTATCATTCTATTTATTCTTATTTAATTTCTTTTTATTAATAAATATAGGTCAATTACATGTAGAAGTACCATTTATTGAATTAGGTCAATTTGCTACTGTATATTACTTCAGTTACTTTTTAATATTAGTTCCTGTAATATCAAGTATAGAAAATATATTATTCTATATAGGTAATAAATAA
- the cob gene encoding endonuclease, whose protein sequence is MTIRKSNPYLSLVNSYLMDSPQPSSMNYWWNVGSLLGLCLVMQMASGMFLAMHYSSSMELAFNSVEHMMRDVNAGWLMRYIHANGASFFFMCLYLHMGKALYYGSYKSPRVLVWSMGVMMFMLTMATAFMGYCLVYGQMSHWGATVITNLLSAMPFMGGDLVPLSIILSLYLLYISLKTFMKMIFNQSYMCPAKGWVKKVLDNTFCIKKYMHMYLSSRTSPXLYINTMSNMQHMKIMSTKSHTKDRDTSFLEKDIKNMDRNLLALMVGFMDGDGYIRMNKKSKDNMNYIYMSLIMNLNKNDLKLLQYFHQQLNMGKVYNMTPKKGNKLARWEMNKLDLFNKMEPLLEYHNMKFLTETRQKQYLLLKYIKHNKLVYYEDIINNNNYINEFIENNTLMDNFIKLDYFNNWLVGFTMAEGSFLIKKNKDICFQLKQKYNLELFNNMTLFFNTTRKLNINKNKYMQFNVSSKNDIQNMINFFSFSNNQPLLGNKLISYNKWLFTIKNSMRYKELKTPYMSWHQKEQ, encoded by the exons ATGACAATTAGAAAAAGTAATCCATATTTATCATTAGTAAATAGTTACTTAATAGATAGTCCACAACCTAGTTCAATAAATTATTGATGAAACGTAGGAAGTTTATTAGGATTATGTTTAGTAATACAAATAGCTAGTGGTATATTCTTAGCAATGCATTATAGTTCAAGTATAGAATTAGCATTCAATTCAGTAGAGCACATAATGAGAGATGTAAATGCAGGATGATTAATAAGATACATTCATGCAAATGGAGCATCATTCTTCTTTATATGTTTATACTTACACATAGGTAAAGCTTTATATTATGGAAGTTACAAATCACCTAGAGTATTAGTATGATCAATAGGAGTAATAATATTTATATTAACAATAGCAACAGCCTTCATGGGT TACTGTTTAGTTTATGGACAAATGAGTCACTGAGGT GCAACTGTTATTACAAACTTATTATCAGCTATACCATTTATAGGGGGAGATTTAGTACCGTTATCTATTATCTTATCATTATATTTATTATATATTTCTTTAAAACTTTTTATAAAAATAATTTTTAATCAATCTTATATATGCCCAGCTAAAGGCTGGGTGAAAAAAGTATTGGATAATACTTTTTGTATCAAAAAATATATACATATATATTTATCTTCCCGGCTATCGCCGAGNTTATATATTAATACTATATCTAATATACAGCATATAAAAATTATATCTACTAAGTCCCACACTAAAGATAGAGATACCTCATTTTTAGAGAAGGATATTAAAAATATAGATAGAAATTTATTAGCTTTAATAGTAGGTTTTATAGATGGAGATGGATATATTAGAATAAATAAAAAATCAAAAGATAATATAAATTATATTTATATATCTTTAATTATAAATTTAAATAAAAATGATTTAAAATTATTACAATATTTTCATCAACAATTAAATATAGGAAAAGTATATAATATAACACCTAAAAAAGGAAATAAATTAGCAAGATGAGAAATAAATAAATTAGATTTATTTAATAAAATAGAACCTTTATTAGAATATCATAATATAAAATTTTTAACTGAAACAAGACAAAAACAATATTTATTATTAAAATATATTAAACATAATAAATTAGTTTATTATGAAGATATTATTAATAATAATAATTATATTAATGAATTTATTGAAAATAATCTATTAATAGATAATTTTATTAAATTAGATTATTTTAATAATTGATTAGTTGGATTTACTATGGCAGAAGGTTCCTTTTTAATTAAAAAGAATAAAGATATTTGTTTTCAATTAAAACAAAAATATAATTTAGAATTATTTAATAATATAACTTTATTTTTTAATACAACTAGAAAGTTAAATATTAATAAAAATAAATATATACAATTTAATGTTAGTTCTAAAAATGATATTCAAAATATAATTAATTTTTTTTCATTCTCTAATAACCAACCTTTATTAGGTAATAAATTAATTTCATATAATAAATGATTATTTACTATTAAAAATAGTATAAGATATAAGGAATTAAAAACTCCTTATATATCTTGACACCAAAAAGAGCAATAA
- the cob gene encoding endonuclease encodes MLLYIFFLMYTTRSRDMSTLQSNMFKFYNAPHSGMYPTFWVGHLKTMIKICVKRSDVINFNKPLDKEMLEMMYGSLLGDASAEKRKGGKGTRMLFYQEGSHNEYLLFLHRLIANLGYCNTNIPKLQTRISNNGKIRKIIKFSTWTYDQFNEMHKNWYINGKKVLPNDIDQFLSPLALAIWIMDDGGKMGKGLKLATNNFTLNEVKQLMAMLDVKYNIKSTMHKTGAMDQYNMYMLSDSMPILVKKIKPYIVPSMKYKLGNYM; translated from the coding sequence ATGTTATTATATATTTTTTTCTTAATATATACCCTGCGAAGCAGGGATATATCTCTATTACAGAGTAATATATTTAAATTTTATAATGCCCCGCATAGCGGGATATACCCTACTTTTTGGGTAGGGCATTTAAAAACTATAATTAAAATTTGTGTCAAACGTTCAGATGTAATTAATTTTAATAAACCTTTAGATAAAGAAATATTAGAGATAATATATGGTTCTTTATTAGGGGATGCTAGTGCTGAAAAACGTAAAGGAGGTAAAGGTACTAGAATATTATTCTATCAAGAAGGTAGTCATAATGAATATTTATTATTTTTACATAGATTAATTGCTAATTTAGGATATTGTAATACTAATATTCCTAAATTACAAACTAGAATTAGTAATAATGGTAAAATTAGAAAAATTATTAAATTTAGTACTTGAACATATGACCAATTTAACGAGATACACAAGAATTGATATATTAATGGTAAAAAAGTTTTACCAAATGATATTGATCAATTTTTATCTCCTTTAGCTTTAGCTATTTGAATTATGGATGATGGAGGTAAAATAGGTAAAGGTTTAAAATTAGCTACTAATAATTTTACTTTAAATGAAGTTAAACAATTAATAGCTATATTAGATGTTAAATATAACATTAAATCTACAATACATAAAACAGGAGCTATAGATCAATATAATATATATATATTATCTGATTCTATGCCTATTTTAGTTAAAAAGATTAAACCTTATATTGTACCTTCAATGAAATATAAATTAGGAAATTATATATAA
- the cox3 gene encoding cytochrome c oxidase subunit 3 has protein sequence MTNNTRGYIQLHPFHLVGPSPWPMFTSFSLMNLALSLGLTAHGYMNNNMFMLLSTMTVLYSMTLWFKDIMAESTYLGDHTVAVKRGLMQGFLMFVVSEMLMFSSLFWAFLHSALNPTVEMGMSWPPAGMEAISAAELPLLNTMILLASGVTMTYAHHALMNGNRQNTLYGFAYSTLLMVLFVMFQGLEYTYAGFTITDGVYGSTFFALTGLHGLHMMMLIMMLAMCTMRVYNYDFTNTSHVGAETTILYLHVLDVMWLFMYMIVYWWGA, from the coding sequence ATGACTAATAATACAAGAGGTTATATTCAATTACATCCTTTCCACTTAGTAGGTCCTTCACCTTGACCTATATTTACATCATTTAGTTTAATGAATTTAGCATTATCATTAGGTTTAACAGCACATGGATACATAAATAATAATATATTTATATTATTAAGTACTATAACTGTTTTATATAGTATGACATTATGATTTAAAGATATTATAGCTGAAAGTACATATTTAGGAGATCATACAGTTGCAGTTAAAAGAGGTTTAATGCAAGGTTTCTTAATATTTGTAGTTAGTGAAATATTAATATTTTCTTCATTATTTTGAGCATTCTTACATTCAGCATTAAATCCTACAGTAGAGATAGGAATGTCTTGACCTCCAGCAGGTATAGAGGCTATTTCAGCTGCTGAATTACCATTATTAAATACAATAATTTTATTAGCATCAGGAGTTACAATAACTTATGCTCATCATGCATTAATAAATGGTAATCGTCAAAATACTTTATATGGTTTTGCTTATAGTACATTATTAATAGTATTATTTGTTATATTCCAAGGTTTAGAGTATACATATGCTGGTTTCACTATTACTGATGGAGTATACGGTTCAACTTTCTTTGCTTTAACTGGTTTACATGGTTTACATATGATAATGTTAATTATAATGTTAGCTATATGTACTATACGTGTTTATAATTATGATTTTACAAATACATCACACGTTGGTGCTGAAACTACTATTTTATATTTACACGTTTTAGATGTTATATGATTATTTATATATATAATTGTATACTGATGAGGTGCATAA
- the ND5 gene encoding NADH dehydrogenase subunit 5, whose translation MAWLIYFFEEPISIHLGTWFSVGDIQVNYGTLLDSLSMVVMVPVGIVTLSVLIYAIDYMRYDPNRNRFYIILSVFAIFMTVLVISDNYIMMFMGWEFVGVVSYLLISFWNTRIAAMKSALSAILLNRMGDTLFVICIGTMLSYFHAVDFETMELMTPHTDTYMLNLMAMMLLMAATAKSAQLGLHGWLLSAMEGPTPVSALTHAATMVCSGVFVLVRSSFMLEYTPSMLLVMLWLAGFTTLMSGLMAVVSNDMKRVMALSTMSQLAMMMLAMGSSAYDLAMYHLYCHAFFKALLFMSAGSIMHSYMSETQDMRKYGGLINYLPFSYTTMLMASLSLMAMPGLTGYYSKDIIMESLYGTYTVSGYIMYYIATASATLTAIYSLRVTYLTFYNVPRSNKYTFAHVHESTHMAMPMFILTIYSMFLGYARDNVTFHLVMGLPHTNSFIETEYTLPAMFKLLPLMLGLSLSLTTVYMYEFTYKMSKSSVYNYFNQRIYYDQLTNNLIMRPVLKLGGATNAYTDNGLLRVLGSTGMSRALINIPVLLMMNMTYTFIVFFTYMKYFYIIPATRGRKLYMILYTKCMINIFHTPEAGII comes from the coding sequence ATGGCTTGATTAATTTACTTCTTTGAAGAGCCTATTTCTATCCATTTAGGTACTTGATTCTCTGTAGGAGATATTCAAGTTAATTATGGTCTTTTATTAGATTCATTATCTATGGTTGTTATGGTTCCTGTTGGTATTGTTACTTTATCTGTATTAATTTATGCTATTGATTATATGAGATATGATCCTAATCGTAATCGTTTCTATATTATTTTAAGTGTTTTTGCTATTTTTATGACTGTTTTAGTTATTAGTGATAACTATATTATGATGTTTATAGGATGAGAGTTTGTTGGAGTAGTTTCATATTTATTAATTTCATTCTGAAATACACGTATTGCTGCTATGAAAAGTGCTTTATCTGCTATTTTATTAAATCGTATGGGAGATACTTTATTTGTTATTTGTATTGGTACTATGTTATCTTACTTCCATGCTGTTGATTTTGAAACTATAGAATTAATAACTCCTCATACAGATACTTATATATTAAATTTAATAGCTATAATGTTATTAATAGCTGCAACAGCTAAAAGTGCTCAATTAGGTTTACATGGTTGATTATTATCTGCCATGGAGGGACCTACACCTGTTAGTGCTTTACTTCATGCTGCTACTATGGTATGTAGTGGAGTTTTTGTTTTAGTTAGATCATCATTTATATTAGAATATACTCCATCTATATTATTAGTAATATTATGATTAGCTGGATTCACAACTTTAATAAGTGGATTAATAGCTGTAGTAAGTAATGATATAAAAAGAGTTATAGCTTTATCAACTATGTCTCAATTAGCAATGATGATGTTAGCTATAGGTTCAAGTGCTTATGATTTAGCTATATATCATTTATATTGTCATGCTTTCTTTAAAGCTTTATTATTTATGTCTGCTGGTTCTATTATACATAGTTACATGTCAGAAACTCAAGATATGCGTAAATATGGAGGTTTAATTAATTATTTACCATTTAGTTATACTACTATGTTAATAGCTTCATTATCTTTAATGGCTATACCTGGTTTAACAGGTTATTACTCTAAAGATATTATTATAGAATCATTATATGGTACTTATACAGTAAGTGGATATATTATGTATTATATTGCTACTGCATCTGCTACATTAACTGCTATTTATTCATTAAGAGTTCTTTATTTAACATTCTATAATGTTCCTCGTAGTAATAAATATACTTTTGCACATGTTCATGAAAGTACACATATGGCTATACCTATGTTTATTTTAACTATTTATAGTATATTCTTAGGTTATGCTAGAGATAATGTAACTTTCCATTTAGTTATGGGATTACCTCATACTAATTCATTTATTGAAACTGAATATACTTTACCTGCTATATTTAAATTATTACCTTTAATATTAGGTTTATCTTTATCTTTACTTCTTGTTTATATATATGAATTTACTTATAAAATAAGTAAATCAAGTGTATATAATTACTTTAACCAACGTATTTACTATGATCAATTACTTAATAACTTAATCATAAGACCAGTATTAAAATTAGGTGGTGCACTTAATGCTTATACTGATAATGGTTTATTAAGAGTTTTAGGTAGTACTGGTATAAGTAGAGCTTTAATTAATATTCCTGTATTATTAATAATAAATATACTTTATCTATTCATTGTTTTTTTTCTTTATATAAAATATTTTTATATTATTCCCGCTACGCGGGGAAGAAAATTATATATAATTTTATATACAAAATGTATAATTAACATTTTTCATACGCCAGAGGCGGGCATTATCTAA
- the ND4L gene encoding NADH dehydrogenase subunit 4L encodes MIAMFTTLLMFYVSQNNIISLLIAIEILLLTVTVKIIYLGGQFDDVQSTMFALFIITLAGAESAIGLSLLVSYYRLRGKVTNIL; translated from the coding sequence ATGATTGCTATGTTTACTACATTATTAATGTTTTATGTTAGTCAAAACAATATTATTTCATTATTAATTGCTATCGAAATTTTATTATTAACTGTTACTGTTAAAATTATTTATTTAGGTGGTCAATTTGATGATGTTCAATCTACAATATTTGCTTTATTTATTATTCTTTTAGCTGGAGCTGAATCTGCTATTGGTTTAAGTTTATTAGTTTCTTATTACAGGTTAAGAGGGAAAGTTACTAATATTTTATAA
- the ATP6 gene encoding ATPase subunit 6 — translation MIYSPTEQFEIKPLLTVNNMLTLSVNNYVMYVALVVTLMYSSVFLLNRTYLGFNRWGVALLAVYDTILNMVKSQMGARGGMYFPFMFTLFTFMLVANLVSMMPYSFAMSAQLVAIVSFSLSLWFGCVLMGLSKHGWGFFALFVPGGTPLALVPVLVLIETLSYSSRAISLGLRLSANVLSGHLLMLILGTLMFNLMGSSMLGFMGGFMPVMGVIAIVVTEFAIGMMQAYVFTILLSSYIKDSVYLH, via the coding sequence ATGATTTACTCACCACTTGAGCAATTCGAAATCAAACCTTTATTAACTGTTAATAACATATTAACATTAAGTGTAAATAACTATGTTATATACGTAGCATTAGTTGTAACTTTAATATATAGTTCTGTATTTTTATTAAATAGAACTTATTTAGGATTTAATAGATGAGGAGTAGCCTTATTAGCTGTTTATGATACAATTTTAAACATGGTTAAATCACAAATAGGAGCTCGTGGAGGTATATACTTCCCATTTATATTTACATTATTTACATTTATATTAGTTGCTAACTTAGTTTCAATGATACCTTACTCATTTGCTATATCTGCTCAATTAGTTGCTATTGTTTCATTTAGTTTATCTTTATGATTTGGTTGTGTTTTAATGGGATTAAGCAAACATGGATGAGGTTTCTTTGCTTTATTTGTACCTGGTGGTACTCCTTTAGCTTTAGTTCCAGTTTTAGTTTTAATTGAAACTTTATCTTATAGTTCTAGAGCTATTTCATTAGGTTTACGTTTATCTGCTAACGTTTTATCTGGTCACTTATTAATGTTAATTTTAGGTACTTTAATATTTAATTTAATGGGTTCTTCTATATTAGGTTTTATAGGTGGATTTATACCTGTTATAGGTGTTATTGCTATTGTTGTTCTTGAGTTTGCTATCGGTATGATACAAGCTTATGTATTTACTATCTTATTAAGTAGTTACATTAAAGACTCAGTTTACTTACATTAA
- the ATP8 gene encoding ATPase subunit 8, translated as MPQLVPFYFTNLLTFGMLAISMLLYLVSTIILPNILRLLVARTTMTKL; from the coding sequence ATGCCACAATTAGTACCTTTCTACTTTCTTAATTTATTAACTTTCGGTATATTAGCTATTAGTATATTATTATACTTAGTTTCTACTATTATTTTACCTAATATTTTAAGATTATTAGTTGCTAGAACTCTTATAACTAAATTATAA
- the ATP9 gene encoding ATPase subunit 9, which produces MQLALAAKYIGASMATLGLGGAAIGIALVFVALINGTSRNPSLRATLFPQAILGFALAEACGLFCLMMSFLLLYAV; this is translated from the coding sequence ATGCAATTAGCATTAGCAGCTAAATACATCGGAGCTTCAATAGCTACATTAGGATTAGGAGGTGCCGCTATCGGTATCGCTTTAGTTTTCGTTGCTTTAATCAACGGAACATCACGTAACCCTTCATTACGTGCTACATTATTCCCTCAAGCAATTTTAGGATTCGCCTTAGCAGAGGCTTGTGGATTATTCTGTTTAATGATATCATTCTTATTATTATACGCAGTTTAA